A genomic segment from Aegilops tauschii subsp. strangulata cultivar AL8/78 chromosome 1, Aet v6.0, whole genome shotgun sequence encodes:
- the LOC141041741 gene encoding uncharacterized protein, giving the protein MSDVMKLRFYYGPGTVQTNELGADLSEFTHIEVAISAPQTWSVSQLKEWIAASLGLDTETHTVGVHALWTRSSSKIYFYLRPIEGDSDWVRWLQGCERRGCNPVALVLPVVKEVTAHEGEGGYEGQSSHVEGGNAYGYEQGQSSQVEGGNAYGYEPGQSSQVEGGNADGDYNGEVDADEVDGHMQNQMEEEDTDVERGHADDSDESDEEENTEEVPNPAWWNHDLSSAMTVNAGHDSAWQYHQNNIATGAMYPNKQALKDAIINWAMSTQRVFKAEVSSQKFLTMVCKNADCPARVHGFLPKYGTSWVISDLVNHTCLIPCIPQDHANLSSTLIARLFYDEIVQGKAMEVKAVQTKVFARLKYRISYGKAWRAKHAALERRFGSYFDAYDSVVHLLHTLQQRNPGTYIDIQDMFMPEFPTVRVLHRLFFSFGVCIEAFRHCRPVICVDGTFLTGKYKGQILTAIGQDGQNQVVPLAFAFVESENIESWTWFFRQLKISVVKEKPNVCILHDRHAGILSAIRTLTNPGPEEQVPWQDLQSRWCMRHLGANFFSQFRNKNLMNLFKKLCKRNQLWKYNLIRDRLNVCTQRQVRDRKAARDASVRAHVEAVAAQLATGTAAVEEEAVGLCDLPGFDPPGTRRRLGRSIKTFEQWIEHEPLERWSLLHDTHGARYGVMTTNLAETYNFVLRGNRALPLTAIVEGIFYGTVKYFRDRRQIAEQHILNNPNTRYCERVTKYMDNKMQKARSHTVVAIGNQERRFEVRLANKKFGCANELRTHEVKIGNEAWPTCECTCNKPKLLHLPCSHVLAACGQLGMDAISFVSPYFLKEAVLNTWTGELMGFRSMGNFNSVNPADRRYIPNPEHMRTSRGRRQCQRIRNDMDESEAGGPTRQCILCNEFGHRDTNCPTFVIGRGRGNRGRRGGRGSRGVRARGRS; this is encoded by the coding sequence atgtccgatgtaatgaagttgagattttactatggtcctggtaCTGTCCAAACAAATGAGTTGGGAGCAGATCTGAGTGAATTTACTCACATAGAGGTTGCAATCAGCGcaccacaaacatggtctgttagtcagttgaaagaatggattgcggcaagtttaggtcttgatactgaaacacacaccgtcggtgttcatgcattgtggacacggtcaagttcaaaaatttacttttatttgaggccaatagagggagactccgattgggtgcggtggttacaaggttgtgaacgaaggggatgcaatcctgttgctttagtgcttcccgtcgtgaaggaggtcactgcacatgaaggggagggtggctacgaaggacagagcagtcatgtagaaggaggaaatgcttatggttacgaacaaggacagagcagtcaggtagaaggaggaaatgcttatggttatgaaccagggcagagtagtcaggtagaaggaggaaatgccgatggtgattacaatggcgaggtggacgctgacgaggtagatgggcacatgcagaaccagatggaagaagaagacaccgatgttgaaaggggtcatgccgatgattctgacgagtcagatgaagaagaaaatACAGAGGAGGTCCCGAATCCTGCATGGTGGAATCATGACTTATCATCTGCAATGACCGTGAATGCTGGACATGATTCAGCCTGGCAATATCACCAGAACAATATTGCGACGGGTGCTATGTATCCGAACAAGCAAGCCCTGAAGGATGCAATAATTAATTGGGCAATGTCCACGCAAAGGGTTTTCAAAGCTGAGGTGTCCAGTCAGAAATTCCTCACAATGGTATGCAAGAATGCAGATTGTCCCGCAAGGGTGCACggctttctccctaagtatggcacaagttgggtgataagtgacttagttaatcacacttgtcttattccctgcatccctcaagatcatgccaaccttTCATCCACGCTTATTGCTCGACTGTTTTACGATGAGATAGTGCAAGGCAAAGCTATGGAAGTGAAGGCAGTGCAGACAAAAGTGTTCGCCAGGTTGAAGTACAGAATTTCTTATGgcaaggcttggagggctaagcatgcagcgcttgagaggagatttggttcttattttgatgcatatgactctgttgtccacctcctccacaccctgcagcagcggaatccaggcacctatatcgatatccaagacatgttcatgccagagttcccaactgtgagggttttgcatcgtctcttcttctctttcggtgtatgcatcgaagctttcaggcattgccgaccggtgatatgtgttgacggtacttttctcacaggcaagtacaagggtcagatactgacagccataggtcaagacggccaaaatcaagtcgtcccactggcatttgcttttgtggagagtgagaacattgaaagttggacatggttcttcaggcagttgaAAATATCAGTTGTCAAGGAGAAGCCGAATGTGTGCATCCTTCATGACAGGCATGCAGGTATACTCAGTGCGATAAGGACACTGACAAACCCAGGCCCTGAGGAACAAGTTCCATGGCAGGACTTGCAGAGCCgttggtgcatgcgccatctCGGGGCTAATTTCTTCTCGCAGTTTAGAAATAAGAACCTGATGAATCTGTTCAAAAAACTCTGCAAGCGGAACCAGTTATGGAAATACAATTTGATACGCGACAGACTTAATGTGTGCACGCAGAGACAGGTGAGGGACAGGAAAGCTGCAAGAGATGCATCGGTGAGGGCACATGTTGAAGCAGTAGCTGCACAGTTGGCAACAGGAAcagcggccgtggaggaggaggctgttgggctatgtgacctgccaggctttgacccacctggtactaggagaaggctcgggaggtcgattaaaaccttcgagcagtggatagagcatgagcctctggagaggtggtctttgctacatgacacacatggagcaaggtacggtgtcatgacaacgaacctcgcggaaacatacaactttgtcctcagaggaaaccgggcattgccacttacagccatcgttgagggtattttctatggcaccgtcaagtatttcagagacagacgtcaaatagcagagcagcatatcttgaacaacccaaatacacggtactgtgaaagagtcacaaagtacatggacaacaagatgcaaaaagctaggtcacacactgtagtcgccatcggtaatcaagaaagaaggtttgaggtccgcttagccaacaaaaaattcggatgtgcaaatgagttgaggacgcatgaggtgaaaattggcaatgaagcctggccaacgtgtgagtgcacatgcaataaaccgaaattgcttcacctaccttgctcacatgtacttgctgcttgcgggcagcttggaatggacgcaatatcgtttgtgtctccatattttctgaaagaggctgtcctcaatacctggacaggtgagctgatgggttttcgatcaatgggtaatttcaacagcgtcaaccccgccgataggcgttacattccaaacccagagcatatgcgtacaagtagaggcagacggcagtgtcagcgcatccgaaatgatatggatgaatctgaagcaggaggtccgactaggcaatgcattctatgcaatgaatttggccatagggacactaattgtcccactttcgtcattgggcgtggacgaggcaaccggggaagaagaggaggtagaggtagtagaggagtaagggcgagaggaagaagctaA